A portion of the Methanococcus voltae genome contains these proteins:
- a CDS encoding ATP-binding protein: MKKIRQSMILNTEIKKIAEKLDLNELKEAYIEIYKNLRAYHISTYQNFYEAIKEIQYPEYDNLKREDIKWYPKIDYEKCVDCKECINFCPKGVYTLKNDTIIVEYPYSCVINCTGCVSHACNFGAISFPEKIKKTIDD; encoded by the coding sequence TTGAAAAAAATAAGGCAATCAATGATTTTAAACACGGAAATTAAGAAAATTGCCGAAAAATTGGATTTAAATGAATTAAAAGAAGCATACATCGAAATTTATAAAAATTTAAGAGCTTATCATATATCAACTTATCAGAATTTTTATGAAGCAATTAAGGAAATTCAATATCCTGAATATGATAATTTAAAAAGGGAAGATATTAAGTGGTATCCTAAAATAGATTATGAAAAATGCGTCGATTGCAAAGAATGTATAAATTTCTGCCCCAAGGGGGTATATACACTTAAAAACGATACCATCATTGTCGAATATCCGTATAGTTGTGTTATAAATTGCACGGGTTGTGTTTCTCATGCTTGTAACTTTGGCGCTATTAGTTTCCCTGAAAAAATTAAAAAAACGATAGATGACTAA
- a CDS encoding nucleoside recognition domain-containing protein has protein sequence MFEFNIMDLYESLINSIRYTISISIIVLSSMFIMNYLINTGVMKKLSDFLYPVTKNLKMNQLSLYSIITCFFSPTVGYSILAEGLKDNKLTEKELIGSSLANSFPSIFSHIFTFFIPVAIPILGFTGIIYIILRSGVALIKTVIGLVYLSFVSQSVDFTPKKNEKNKIKDNLKKSWNSTVRFSKRMLPVMFVTMFIVIYFSKLGLFEYLKLLINPFTSVLNLDSNVGLIILTDLVNVQAAMVMGGGFLTGGILNPREVLIGLMFANVLSLSTRYAKHSLPMHISIFGTKLGTKVVMINAVVTFILDIIIIAGLLLWQ, from the coding sequence ATGTTTGAATTTAATATAATGGATTTATATGAATCCTTAATTAATTCTATACGTTATACGATTAGTATATCAATAATAGTTCTATCTTCAATGTTTATAATGAATTATTTAATAAATACCGGCGTTATGAAAAAATTAAGTGACTTTTTATACCCTGTAACCAAGAATTTAAAGATGAATCAACTTTCACTTTATTCGATAATAACTTGTTTTTTTAGCCCTACTGTAGGATATTCAATACTTGCAGAAGGTTTAAAAGATAATAAGCTAACGGAAAAAGAATTAATAGGTTCTTCACTTGCTAATTCATTCCCTTCAATATTTTCACACATATTTACATTTTTCATACCTGTAGCAATACCAATATTAGGTTTTACAGGGATAATTTACATAATATTACGTTCGGGAGTGGCTTTAATTAAAACAGTGATTGGATTAGTTTATTTAAGCTTTGTTTCTCAGTCGGTTGATTTTACGCCGAAAAAAAATGAAAAGAATAAAATAAAAGACAATCTAAAAAAATCATGGAATAGTACAGTTAGATTTTCAAAAAGAATGCTTCCCGTAATGTTCGTTACAATGTTTATTGTCATATATTTCTCAAAATTGGGCTTATTTGAATACTTAAAATTGTTGATTAACCCATTCACATCAGTTTTAAACCTTGACTCAAACGTGGGGCTTATCATATTAACCGACCTTGTGAATGTGCAAGCTGCAATGGTTATGGGAGGGGGATTCCTAACCGGTGGTATATTAAACCCTCGTGAAGTTTTAATCGGGTTGATGTTTGCGAATGTGCTTTCACTATCGACTAGGTATGCGAAACACTCATTACCCATGCACATTTCGATATTTGGAACTAAATTGGGTACTAAAGTTGTGATGATAAATGCTGTCGTGACTTTTATCTTGGATATCATAATAATAGCAGGATTACTATTGTGGCAATAA
- a CDS encoding nucleoside recognition domain-containing protein: protein MEYLEIFYSSAYSSLRYTLGISVTIIITVFIMNYLINAGLMKKISEYLSPFTKKLNINEIVTYSMLVCFFDPTVGYSLLADGLKDRKVNEKEAIGASLANSFPSNASEILTYYVAVVVPLLGIVGVYYTIIRLCIALFKTLVGILYLKKVSKPREDIFEFKKIDRKKNIKTSFEKTTTLVKRIVPVMFITMFIVMLISEMGYLDNYNIVMEPFTQIMGISPSVGILVITNLANFSASLVLASEFLQNSVLTGKEILIGLLFANVISFSTKYARYSLPFNISIFGTKLGTKIVIINSIFAFLGDLFGILFLLFLF, encoded by the coding sequence ATGGAATATCTTGAAATTTTTTATTCATCTGCATACAGCTCCTTACGTTATACGTTGGGAATATCTGTTACAATCATAATAACCGTATTTATTATGAATTATTTAATTAATGCAGGTTTGATGAAAAAAATAAGCGAATATTTAAGTCCATTTACTAAAAAGCTTAATATAAACGAGATAGTTACCTATTCCATGCTCGTATGTTTTTTCGACCCCACAGTAGGCTATAGCTTATTGGCAGACGGTTTAAAAGACAGAAAAGTAAATGAAAAGGAAGCCATAGGGGCTTCTTTGGCTAATTCCTTTCCTTCAAACGCATCAGAAATCTTAACATATTATGTTGCTGTAGTAGTTCCACTATTGGGTATCGTAGGGGTTTATTATACGATTATAAGGTTATGTATAGCCTTGTTTAAAACTTTAGTGGGTATATTATACTTAAAAAAAGTTTCAAAACCACGTGAAGATATCTTTGAATTTAAAAAAATCGATAGAAAAAAGAATATTAAAACGTCTTTTGAAAAAACAACAACACTTGTAAAGCGTATTGTACCAGTAATGTTCATTACAATGTTTATTGTTATGTTAATTTCCGAAATGGGATATTTAGATAATTATAATATTGTCATGGAGCCTTTTACTCAAATTATGGGCATAAGTCCAAGTGTAGGAATATTAGTAATTACTAACTTGGCCAATTTCTCGGCCTCATTAGTACTTGCATCAGAATTTCTGCAAAATAGCGTATTAACAGGTAAAGAAATTTTAATTGGATTACTTTTTGCAAATGTAATAAGTTTTTCAACTAAATATGCTAGATACTCACTACCTTTCAATATTTCGATATTTGGAACTAAATTAGGTACTAAAATAGTTATTATAAATTCAATATTTGCATTCCTAGGTGATTTGTTTGGAATATTGTTTTTATTGTTTTTATTTTAA